One Cicer arietinum cultivar CDC Frontier isolate Library 1 chromosome 8, Cicar.CDCFrontier_v2.0, whole genome shotgun sequence DNA segment encodes these proteins:
- the LOC101509796 gene encoding F-box/LRR-repeat protein At3g58930-like, producing the protein MENNKHQKHHKGEGKNDSNIKLCDLPIDIHHKILSNLPTKEAIGTCVLSKSWLNKWKGINVIDLEESDEPNKRQQFVDFVEKLLVACNTSSLKKFSLLFEVGDETPRLNAWLAVFVNPMIEELSLKLDRVEEPLVLPQHFFTSETLTKFELSMQQVISLPPSTISFKNLVTLTLKNVIFPSNYYTARFFLGLPSLKEITLIDCNWKNAGYIIICCSSLQTVFIREWKDEEEDDENHNNEEEDHDDQNNHGKIAIYATKLLTFLYDGDMINDYSLIFTTMVTNATIEVHQHHNKKLCACYFMFKLFTALCNVAKLSLTYFAVEALGDQIQILNENLLSFNNLVEFRVVSYSSITNFSSQGLHIILQHSPILEEIEFDGGLVLDENGGDDINPLPACFETHVKIITIYGFQGSEEELNAIKFLLKIGQVLEIIYIFTYEFDFDYPGGPEKLEMLYEQMLGFPKASIDCEIALQ; encoded by the exons ATGGAAAACAATAAGCACCAAAAACATCATAAGGGAGAGGGAAAAAATGATAGCAATATCAAATTATGTGATCTACCTATTGACATTCACCACAAGATTTTATCTAACCTTCCAACAAAAGAAGCTATTGGTACTTGTGTACTATCCAAATCATGGTTAAATAAGTGGAAGGGTATCAACGTAATTGACTTAGAAGAAAGTGATGAACCTAATAAGAGGCAACAATTCGTTGACTTTGTGGAAAAGTTGCTTGTGGCTTGTAATACTTCAAGCCTTAAAAAATTCTCTCTTTTGTTTGAAGTTGGTGATGAAACGCCAAGGCTTAATGCATGGTTAGCTGTTTTTGTCAATCCTATGATTGAAGAATTGAGCCTTAAACTTGATAGAGTTGAGGAACCATTGGTGTTACCTCAACATTTTTTTACTTCTGAAACATTGACCAAGTTTGAACTTAGTATGCAACAAGTAATAAGTCTTCCTCCTTCCACCATTAGTTTTAAAAATCTTGTTACATTGACATTGAAAAATGTTATCTTCCCTAGTAATTACTACACAGCAAGATTTTTTCTTGGTTTACCGTCTTTGAAGGAAATAACTCTAATTGATTGTAATTGGAAAAATGCGggttatattattatttgttgttcATCCCTTCAAACAGTGTTTATTAGGGAATGGAAagacgaagaagaagatgatgaaaatcataacaatgaagaagaagatcatgatgatcaaaataatcATGGTAAAATAGCCATCTATGCAACTAAATTGTTGACATTTTTATATGATGGTGATATGATAAATGATTATTCCTTGATTTTCACAACCATGGTCACCAATGCTACCATTGAGGTTCATCAACATcacaataaaaaattgtgtGCTTGTTATTTTATGTTCAAGCTTTTCACAGCCCTTTGTAATGTGGCAAAATTATCACTCACTTACTTTGCTGTTGAG GCTCTAGGTGatcaaatacaaattttaaacgAAAATCTACTTTCGTTTAATAATCTGGTTGAGTTTCGTGTGGTCTCGTACTCATCAATCACCAATTTTTCTTCTCAAGGACTACACATTATACTACAACACTCACCCATTCTTGAAGAAATTGAGTTTGATGGG GGGCTCGTTCTGGATGAAAACGGTGGAGATGACATTAACCCATTACCAGCATGCTTTGAGACACACGTGAAGATTATAACGATATATGGGTTTCAAGGGAGTGAAGAAGAGCTGAATGCTATAAAGTTTTTGCTGAAGATAGGACAAGTTTtggaaataatttatattttcacctatgaatttgattttgactatCCTGGGGGACCAGAGAAGTTAGAGATGTTGTACGAACAGATGTTGGGATTTCCTAAAGCTTCAATTGACTGTGAGATAGCTTTACAATAG
- the LOC101504563 gene encoding uncharacterized GPI-anchored protein At3g06035-like, with the protein MAFSRFSLIFSLFISSIIFFNHSVKCDHDEEDDLYQGVNKYRTSLNLTSLTKNENANCFAEEFADQFKNQPCTNTTGANTIPGTEPQFSNYPELLSKCHLNISDTRDGSVMPACVPGLVPSLVLANFTGSLYSQNLNDSKFTGIGIGSKDNWIIVVLTTNSSDGSFLPDTSNGANFISKIGLVYCSMLLLFGNFFLF; encoded by the exons ATGGCATTTTCCCGTTTCTCtcttattttctctctcttcattTCTTCCATTATCTTTTTCAATCACTCAGTTAAATGCGACCATG ATGAGGAAGATGATCTTTATCAGGGAGTCAACAAGTATCGCACATCATTAAACTTGACATCTCTAACAAAGAATGAAAACGCTAATTGTTTTGCTGAAGAATTTGCTGATCAGTTCAAGAATCAACCTTGTACAAATACCACAGGTGCTAACACAATACCAGGTACTGAGCCTCAGTTCTCCAACTATCCAGAACTTTTATCTAAATGCCACTTAAATATTTCCGACACAAGAGATGGATCTGTAATGCCTGCCTGTGTTCCTGGCTTGGTTCCAAGCCTTGTCCTTGCTAATTTCACGGGTTCACTCTACTCGCAAAATCTCAATGACTCAAAGTTTACTGGAATTGGTATTGGTTCAAAAGATAATTGGATCATTGTTGTACTGACAACGAACTCTTCTGATGGAAGTTTTCTTCCTGATACTTCGAATGGTGCCAATTTTATTTCCAAAATTGGATTGGTTTACTGCTCAATGCTCTTGTTATTTGGTAACTTTTTTCTGTTTTGA